The following proteins come from a genomic window of Sphaerisporangium rubeum:
- the pafA gene encoding Pup--protein ligase: MDRRIFGLENEYGVTCTFRGQRRLSPDEVARYLFRRVVSWGRSSNVFLRNGARLYLDVGSHPEYATPECDNVVELVTHDKAGERILEGLLVDAEKRLREEGIAGDIYLFKNNTDSAGNSYGCHENYLVGRHGEFGRLADVLIPFLVTRQIICGAGKVLQTPRGAVYCVSQRAEHIWEGVSSATTRSRPIINTRDEPHADAERFRRLHVIVGDSNMSEATMLLKVGATDLVLRMVEAGTVMRDLSLENPIRAIREVSHDMTGRRRVRLANGREASSLEIQQEYLSKARDFVDRRGGDAITRRVLELWERTLRAVETGDLDLVAREIDWVTKFQLIERYREKYDLPLSSPRIAQLDLAYHDVHRKRGLFYLLQRRGAVERVASDLKIFEAKSVPPQTTRARLRGEFIRKAQEKRRDFTVDWVHLKLNDQAQRTVLCKDPFRSVDERVDKLIAGM, translated from the coding sequence ATGGATCGTCGCATATTCGGCTTGGAGAACGAGTACGGCGTCACCTGCACGTTCCGGGGGCAGCGCAGGCTGTCCCCCGACGAGGTGGCGCGGTACCTGTTCCGCAGAGTCGTGTCCTGGGGCCGATCGAGCAACGTCTTCCTTCGCAACGGAGCCCGGCTGTATCTCGACGTGGGCAGCCATCCGGAGTACGCCACCCCCGAGTGTGACAACGTCGTGGAACTCGTCACCCACGACAAGGCGGGGGAGCGCATCCTGGAAGGTCTCCTCGTGGACGCCGAGAAACGTCTGCGCGAGGAAGGCATCGCCGGAGACATCTACCTCTTCAAGAACAACACCGACTCGGCGGGCAACTCCTACGGCTGCCACGAGAACTACCTCGTGGGCCGGCACGGGGAGTTCGGGAGGCTCGCCGACGTCCTGATCCCGTTCCTGGTGACGCGGCAGATCATCTGCGGGGCCGGCAAGGTGCTGCAGACGCCGCGCGGTGCGGTGTACTGCGTGTCCCAGCGAGCCGAGCACATCTGGGAAGGCGTCTCCAGCGCCACCACCCGGTCCCGGCCGATCATCAACACCCGCGACGAGCCGCACGCCGACGCCGAGCGGTTCCGCCGCCTGCACGTCATCGTCGGCGACTCCAACATGAGCGAGGCCACCATGCTGCTCAAGGTCGGCGCCACCGACCTCGTGCTGCGCATGGTCGAGGCCGGCACCGTGATGCGCGACCTCAGCCTGGAGAACCCCATCAGGGCGATCCGTGAGGTGTCCCACGACATGACGGGCCGCCGGCGCGTGCGCCTCGCCAACGGACGCGAGGCGTCGTCCCTGGAGATCCAGCAGGAGTACCTGTCCAAGGCCCGCGACTTCGTGGACCGCCGCGGCGGTGACGCCATCACCCGGCGGGTCCTTGAGCTGTGGGAGCGCACCCTGCGTGCCGTCGAGACCGGCGACCTCGACCTCGTGGCCCGCGAGATCGACTGGGTGACCAAGTTCCAGCTCATCGAGCGCTACCGCGAGAAGTACGATCTGCCGCTCTCCTCGCCGCGCATCGCACAGCTCGACCTCGCCTACCACGACGTCCACCGCAAGCGGGGGCTGTTCTACCTGTTGCAGCGGCGCGGCGCCGTGGAGCGCGTGGCGTCCGACCTGAAGATCTTCGAGGCCAAGTCCGTGCCGCCGCAGACCACCAGGGCCCGGCTGCGCGGCGAGTTCATCCGCAAGGCCCAGGAGAAACGGCGCGACTTCACCGTCGACTGGGTGCACCTGAAGCTCAACGACCAGGCACAGCGCACGGTGCTGTGCAAGGACCCGTTCCGCAGCGTGGACGAGCGGGTGGACAAACTCATCGCCGGCATGTGA
- a CDS encoding DUF3866 family protein, whose translation MIRWRKGEVAAVRREWPGAVELDVTLPEGNCRALAYPPLVGRPEPGDTVLLNTTALAMGLGTGGYAMVVAIPDRLPEDPSGPGHLVKARYTPLQATVQGADEQGSPHHDVLRDADSVSGMPVVVADLHSALPAVLCGLFAARPGVRVAYVMTDGGALPAWFSMSAARLREIGWLCGVVTTGQAFGGDVEAVTLHTGLLAARHVLSADVAVVAQGPGNLGTGTRWGFSGVSAGEAVNAASVLSGRPVASLRVSEGDARDRHRGVSHHSLTAYGRVALARAQVVVPDLPGPFGQQVSTAAATLSSRHELVHVPVTGLYEALEHSPVRLSTMGRGLKEDPASFLTAAAAGRHTATLLTT comes from the coding sequence GTGATCAGATGGCGCAAGGGTGAGGTGGCCGCGGTCCGGCGCGAGTGGCCGGGCGCGGTGGAACTGGACGTGACGCTTCCGGAGGGGAACTGCCGGGCACTGGCCTACCCCCCTCTGGTGGGCCGTCCCGAGCCCGGCGACACGGTGCTGCTCAACACGACCGCGCTCGCCATGGGCCTTGGTACGGGAGGGTACGCCATGGTCGTGGCGATTCCGGACCGTTTGCCGGAAGATCCATCCGGTCCCGGCCACCTGGTCAAGGCGCGGTACACGCCGCTGCAGGCGACGGTGCAGGGGGCGGACGAGCAGGGGTCGCCTCATCACGACGTGCTGCGTGACGCCGACTCGGTGTCCGGCATGCCGGTCGTGGTCGCCGACCTGCACTCGGCGCTGCCGGCCGTCCTGTGCGGCCTGTTCGCGGCCCGGCCCGGGGTCCGCGTGGCGTACGTGATGACCGACGGCGGCGCGCTACCGGCGTGGTTCTCCATGTCGGCGGCCCGGCTGCGGGAGATCGGCTGGCTCTGCGGCGTGGTGACCACCGGCCAGGCCTTCGGCGGCGACGTGGAGGCCGTGACCCTCCACACCGGCCTCCTGGCGGCCCGCCACGTGCTGTCCGCCGACGTCGCCGTCGTGGCCCAGGGCCCCGGGAACCTCGGGACCGGCACCCGGTGGGGTTTCTCCGGCGTCTCCGCCGGTGAGGCCGTCAACGCCGCCTCCGTGCTCTCCGGCCGCCCCGTGGCGTCCCTGCGCGTCAGCGAAGGAGACGCCAGAGACCGCCACCGAGGCGTCTCCCACCACTCCCTGACCGCCTACGGCCGCGTGGCCCTGGCCCGAGCCCAAGTGGTCGTCCCCGACCTCCCCGGCCCCTTCGGCCAACAGGTGAGCACCGCCGCCGCTACCCTGTCCTCCCGCCACGAACTGGTACATGTCCCCGTGACCGGCCTCTACGAGGCCCTGGAGCACTCCCCCGTCCGCCTCTCCACGATGGGCCGCGGCCTCAAGGAGGACCCCGCCTCCTTCCTCACAGCAGCCGCCGCCGGCCGCCACACCGCGACCCTCCTGACCACATGA
- a CDS encoding helix-turn-helix transcriptional regulator, whose translation MSRRKTERLLNLVICLLATRRPLSAEQIRHAVPGYDSGNDEAFQRMFERDKNELREIGIPIEVHRDPWEDEPGYRIVRQSYELPEITLEPDEAAVLGLAAQVWQRANLAEAASGALLKLRAAGVQTDEESAGPLELRVDTRDPAFPALWEAVRDRRAVRFDYRTAGSEVVLTRTVEPWGVVSRRGRWYVVGHDHERNAPRVFRLSRVCGPVTPVGRPGVVSVPPGVDIRSMVGHRDSLLPERRATVMVREGTCQWLRQAGEVTPGKEGWDVVTLDFTDADWLAGSVVGFGADAEIVDPPDAREAVIRRLKGAMA comes from the coding sequence ATGTCCCGCCGGAAGACCGAGCGGCTGCTGAACCTCGTCATCTGCCTGCTCGCCACCCGGCGCCCGCTCAGCGCCGAGCAGATCCGTCATGCCGTCCCCGGCTACGACTCCGGCAACGACGAGGCCTTCCAGCGCATGTTCGAGCGCGACAAGAACGAATTGCGTGAGATCGGCATCCCGATCGAGGTGCACCGCGACCCCTGGGAGGACGAGCCGGGGTACCGCATCGTGCGCCAGTCGTACGAGCTGCCCGAGATCACCCTGGAGCCGGACGAGGCCGCGGTGCTGGGCCTGGCGGCGCAGGTGTGGCAGCGCGCCAACCTGGCCGAGGCCGCGAGCGGCGCGCTGCTGAAGCTGCGCGCGGCCGGGGTGCAGACCGACGAGGAGTCCGCGGGCCCGCTGGAGCTGCGGGTCGACACCCGCGACCCGGCGTTCCCCGCGCTGTGGGAGGCGGTGCGCGACCGCAGGGCCGTCAGGTTCGACTACCGCACGGCCGGCAGCGAGGTCGTGCTGACCCGCACCGTGGAGCCGTGGGGTGTGGTCAGCCGCCGGGGCCGCTGGTACGTCGTCGGCCACGACCACGAGCGGAACGCGCCACGGGTGTTCCGGCTGAGCCGCGTCTGCGGTCCCGTCACCCCGGTCGGCCGTCCCGGCGTGGTGTCGGTGCCGCCGGGTGTGGACATCCGCTCCATGGTCGGCCACCGCGACAGCCTCCTGCCCGAGCGCAGGGCCACCGTGATGGTGCGTGAGGGCACCTGCCAGTGGCTGCGCCAGGCGGGGGAGGTCACCCCCGGCAAGGAAGGCTGGGACGTCGTCACGCTCGACTTCACCGACGCCGACTGGCTGGCCGGTTCGGTGGTCGGCTTCGGCGCCGACGCCGAGATCGTCGATCCCCCGGACGCGCGCGAGGCCGTGATCCGCCGCCTGAAGGGAGCCATGGCGTGA
- a CDS encoding WYL domain-containing protein: MSTADRLPRLLALVPYLMSHPGAQVPEVAKLFGLTEKQLVDDLQLVWMCGLPGHTPGDLIDVSWDGGEILIDNAETIARPLRLGVDEASALLVALRMLSELPEFAEGDALSRVIAKLERAAGEGAAAVSSQVAFTPDATVDAAAAATVTDALRKGRRLSLRYYVPGRDEITPREVDPTRLVMVDGRSYLEGWCYRADGMRLFRLDRVIGVTMLEVEADPPADAGPIDVTDGVFRPSPTDELVELELTPGGRWVAEYYPCEEVSELGEGRLRVTLRARDQGWLVRLALRLGDTGRVVSPASLAARVREHAKAALSRYESTG; this comes from the coding sequence GTGAGCACCGCCGACCGGCTGCCGCGCCTGCTGGCGCTGGTGCCGTACCTCATGTCGCATCCGGGTGCGCAGGTCCCCGAGGTGGCCAAGCTGTTCGGCCTCACCGAGAAGCAGCTCGTCGACGACCTGCAACTGGTGTGGATGTGCGGGCTGCCCGGCCACACCCCCGGCGACCTGATCGACGTGTCGTGGGACGGCGGCGAGATCCTGATCGACAACGCCGAGACCATCGCGCGGCCGCTGCGCCTCGGCGTGGACGAGGCCAGCGCGCTCCTGGTGGCGCTACGCATGCTGTCGGAGCTGCCGGAGTTCGCCGAGGGTGACGCGCTGTCGCGCGTGATCGCCAAGCTGGAGCGCGCGGCCGGCGAAGGCGCGGCGGCGGTGAGCAGCCAGGTCGCGTTCACCCCTGACGCCACCGTGGACGCCGCCGCGGCGGCGACGGTCACCGACGCGCTGCGCAAGGGCCGCCGTCTCTCGCTGCGCTACTACGTGCCGGGCCGCGACGAGATCACTCCGCGTGAGGTCGACCCCACCCGGCTGGTGATGGTCGACGGCCGCTCCTACCTGGAGGGGTGGTGCTACCGGGCTGACGGCATGCGGCTGTTCCGGCTCGACCGCGTGATCGGTGTGACGATGCTGGAGGTCGAGGCCGACCCTCCCGCGGACGCCGGGCCGATCGACGTCACCGACGGCGTCTTCCGGCCGTCCCCCACCGACGAGCTGGTGGAGCTGGAGCTCACCCCGGGGGGCCGCTGGGTCGCCGAGTACTACCCCTGCGAAGAGGTCTCCGAGCTCGGCGAGGGCCGCCTGCGGGTCACGCTGCGGGCCCGCGACCAGGGCTGGCTGGTACGGCTGGCGCTGCGCCTCGGTGACACCGGCCGCGTGGTTTCCCCGGCGTCCCTGGCCGCGCGCGTGCGTGAGCACGCCAAGGCCGCGCTGTCCCGCTACGAGTCCACCGGCTGA
- the tatA gene encoding Sec-independent protein translocase subunit TatA: MPSLGPMEWILILLVLILLFGAKKLPDTAKALGQSLRLFKKETTKLNDEDEAKPAPAPAQTTVQQQPSLPPAGPSVEERLRTLEEENARLRATTAPAPAAPAPKDQGSA, translated from the coding sequence ATGCCCAGTCTTGGTCCCATGGAATGGATCCTCATTCTGCTGGTCCTCATCCTCCTGTTCGGCGCCAAGAAGCTGCCGGACACCGCCAAGGCGCTCGGCCAGTCTCTCCGTCTGTTCAAGAAGGAGACGACCAAGCTGAACGACGAGGACGAGGCCAAGCCCGCTCCGGCCCCGGCGCAGACGACCGTTCAGCAGCAGCCGTCGCTCCCGCCGGCCGGCCCTTCCGTCGAGGAGCGCCTGCGCACCCTTGAGGAGGAGAACGCGCGCCTGCGCGCCACCACGGCCCCGGCTCCGGCGGCCCCGGCACCGAAGGACCAGGGCTCCGCCTGA
- the tatC gene encoding twin-arginine translocase subunit TatC, giving the protein MALLKRSRPADDGQATPPDADGRMPLMEHLRELRNRLAKAVLGLVLGTVVGFLFFDRLWTFMTGPYCRLPEAHKLKEGECTLVVQGVFEGFMVNLQVALMFGAVVSAPVWLYQLWAFVTPGLYRNERRYSLSFLGLSVPLFVAGAALAYYTMDKGLALLLGFAPGNVIPLISMDQYVGFLMAMLVIFGLSFELPLLLVFLNLVGVLRYQMVKKHQRLVIFLMFVFAAVATPSQDPVTMLALALPMVGMFLIAEVVMMAHDRKADRLEAERQRLLDEELDGPAGSEVSTTPGAD; this is encoded by the coding sequence ATGGCACTGCTGAAACGGTCACGACCAGCCGATGACGGCCAGGCCACCCCACCTGACGCCGACGGCCGCATGCCCTTGATGGAGCATCTGCGCGAACTGCGCAACCGGCTCGCCAAGGCCGTCCTCGGCCTGGTCCTCGGCACCGTCGTGGGCTTCCTGTTCTTCGACCGCCTGTGGACCTTCATGACCGGCCCCTACTGCCGGCTGCCCGAGGCCCACAAGCTCAAGGAGGGGGAGTGCACCCTGGTGGTCCAGGGTGTCTTCGAGGGGTTCATGGTGAACCTCCAGGTCGCCCTCATGTTCGGCGCGGTCGTCTCGGCACCGGTCTGGCTGTACCAGCTGTGGGCCTTCGTGACCCCGGGCCTGTACCGCAACGAGCGGCGTTACTCGCTGAGTTTCCTCGGCCTGTCGGTGCCGCTGTTCGTCGCCGGCGCGGCCCTGGCGTACTACACGATGGACAAGGGCCTGGCTCTGCTGCTCGGTTTCGCGCCGGGCAACGTCATCCCGCTGATCAGCATGGACCAGTACGTCGGGTTCCTGATGGCGATGCTCGTGATCTTCGGGTTGTCGTTCGAGCTGCCGCTGCTGCTGGTGTTCCTGAACCTCGTCGGGGTGCTCCGCTACCAGATGGTCAAGAAGCACCAGCGCCTGGTGATCTTCCTGATGTTCGTGTTCGCCGCGGTGGCCACCCCCAGCCAGGACCCGGTGACCATGCTGGCGCTCGCGCTGCCCATGGTCGGCATGTTCCTGATCGCCGAGGTCGTCATGATGGCGCACGACCGCAAGGCCGACCGCCTGGAGGCCGAGCGGCAGCGCCTGCTGGACGAGGAGCTCGACGGCCCGGCCGGTTCCGAGGTCTCGACCACCCCCGGCGCCGACTGA
- the prcA gene encoding proteasome subunit alpha, with translation MPFGYVSPEQEMRDKADFARKGIARGRSVVVLQYENGILFVAPNASRALHKISEIYDRIGFAAVGKYNEFEALRLGGIRYADINGYTYDRGDVTARGLANLYAQSLGMVFTESRKPYEVELVVAEVGEASSDDQIYRLTFDGSVTDEHGFVVMGGVADTVAGRLKDRYQADMTLEAALDAALGALTEPGGERPPVSQLEVAVLDRTREHRKFLRLAGPRLERLIAGAPAAPSLGGEEADGEGGPATAPEGDIDTGSGE, from the coding sequence ATGCCCTTTGGATATGTGTCCCCAGAACAGGAGATGCGGGACAAGGCCGATTTCGCGCGGAAGGGCATCGCGCGCGGCCGCAGCGTCGTGGTGCTGCAGTACGAGAACGGCATCCTGTTCGTCGCGCCGAACGCGTCGCGGGCCCTGCACAAGATCAGCGAGATCTACGACCGCATCGGCTTCGCCGCGGTCGGCAAGTACAACGAGTTCGAGGCGCTGCGCCTCGGCGGCATCCGCTACGCCGACATCAACGGCTACACCTACGACCGCGGCGACGTCACCGCGCGCGGCCTCGCCAACCTCTACGCGCAGTCGCTCGGCATGGTGTTCACCGAGTCGCGCAAGCCGTACGAGGTCGAGCTGGTCGTCGCCGAGGTCGGGGAGGCCAGCTCCGACGACCAGATCTACCGGCTCACCTTCGACGGCTCGGTCACCGACGAGCACGGCTTCGTGGTCATGGGTGGCGTGGCCGACACGGTGGCCGGCCGCCTCAAGGACCGCTACCAGGCCGACATGACCCTGGAGGCGGCCCTGGACGCCGCGCTCGGAGCGCTCACCGAGCCCGGCGGCGAGCGGCCCCCGGTGTCCCAGCTGGAGGTCGCGGTGCTGGACCGCACCCGTGAGCACCGCAAGTTCCTGCGGCTGGCCGGACCGCGCCTGGAGCGCCTGATCGCCGGCGCACCCGCCGCGCCGTCGCTCGGCGGCGAGGAGGCCGACGGCGAGGGGGGCCCCGCGACCGCGCCGGAAGGCGACATCGACACCGGCTCGGGAGAGTGA
- a CDS encoding YegS/Rv2252/BmrU family lipid kinase yields the protein MAGELVVLVNPAARGGRTLRMLDPVVRRLREGERPVSVIMGTTPEDALERACMAVAEEPEALVAFGGDGLVHLALQAVAGTDVPLGIIPAGTGNDIADALGIPKQDPVAAAGIVAAGVVRDVDAGRVGGEEWFAGVMACGFDSRVNERANRMTRPPGMARYLLAMVQELREFRPLPFRITVDGETREFGGMLVAVANTRSYGAGMRVCPHARPDDGLLDVTIVEEMSTAAFLRIFPSVYRGGHLGRPGVVTLRGKEITVAAPGVVAYADGERLGPLPLTCAVHPGALRVLAPAGF from the coding sequence GTGGCTGGTGAGCTGGTCGTCCTGGTGAATCCCGCGGCACGTGGCGGCCGCACGCTCCGCATGCTCGACCCGGTGGTGCGCCGCCTGCGCGAGGGAGAGCGGCCGGTCTCGGTCATCATGGGGACCACCCCCGAGGACGCGCTCGAACGTGCCTGCATGGCCGTCGCCGAGGAACCGGAGGCCCTGGTCGCGTTCGGCGGCGACGGACTGGTCCACCTGGCGCTCCAGGCCGTGGCGGGGACCGACGTGCCGCTCGGCATCATCCCGGCCGGCACCGGCAACGACATCGCCGACGCGCTCGGCATCCCCAAGCAGGACCCGGTGGCCGCCGCCGGCATCGTGGCCGCCGGGGTCGTACGCGACGTGGACGCGGGCCGCGTCGGCGGTGAGGAGTGGTTCGCCGGCGTGATGGCCTGCGGTTTCGACTCCCGTGTCAACGAGCGGGCCAACCGGATGACCCGGCCCCCCGGCATGGCCAGGTATCTGCTCGCCATGGTCCAGGAGTTGCGCGAGTTCCGGCCGCTGCCGTTCCGGATCACCGTGGACGGCGAGACGCGGGAGTTCGGCGGCATGCTGGTGGCCGTCGCCAACACCCGTTCCTACGGCGCCGGCATGCGGGTCTGCCCGCACGCCAGGCCCGACGACGGGCTGCTGGACGTGACCATCGTCGAGGAGATGTCCACCGCGGCCTTCCTGCGGATCTTCCCCAGTGTGTACCGCGGCGGTCACCTCGGCCGTCCCGGCGTCGTGACCCTGCGCGGCAAGGAGATCACCGTGGCGGCGCCAGGCGTGGTGGCGTACGCCGACGGCGAGCGCCTCGGGCCGCTGCCGCTCACCTGCGCGGTGCACCCCGGAGCGCTGCGGGTACTGGCCCCCGCGGGGTTCTGA
- a CDS encoding FKBP-type peptidyl-prolyl cis-trans isomerase yields MRRLAVLAAAVPLLFAVACGSGGGTAAKPTTPASGVKVAGDFGKKPQVTFPTGKPPVSSSVETIKEGQGDLVKDGDSVVTNLTAWNWDGKQNAATGSTYDDGAPQLIKVDKKLPAVIHKAFQDAKPGGRFLAVVAKDSLTPEQAAQAQSQGADTSAASVFVVDVVGVPTAKAAQGQATDPALAGVKLENPGGDKAPTLTTKTSLPAPKELVSKVVIKGTGPVVKAGQTILVQYTGKIWGTDLQFDSSWERGEPVMFPIGESKVIKGWDQTLVGSTVGSRILVTIPPELGYGKNGSGDKIKGTDTLVFVIDVLGVY; encoded by the coding sequence ATGCGCCGACTGGCCGTTCTCGCCGCCGCAGTGCCATTGCTGTTCGCCGTCGCCTGCGGGTCCGGTGGCGGCACGGCGGCCAAGCCGACCACGCCGGCGTCCGGCGTGAAGGTCGCGGGGGACTTCGGCAAGAAGCCGCAGGTGACGTTCCCCACCGGCAAGCCCCCGGTGTCCTCCTCCGTCGAGACGATCAAGGAAGGGCAGGGCGATCTCGTCAAGGACGGCGACTCGGTCGTCACCAACCTGACCGCCTGGAACTGGGACGGCAAGCAGAACGCCGCCACCGGGTCCACCTACGACGACGGCGCGCCGCAGCTCATCAAGGTCGACAAGAAGCTCCCCGCGGTGATCCACAAGGCGTTCCAGGACGCCAAGCCCGGCGGCCGTTTCCTCGCCGTCGTCGCCAAGGACAGCCTCACCCCCGAGCAGGCCGCGCAGGCCCAGTCCCAGGGTGCCGACACCTCCGCCGCCAGCGTCTTCGTCGTGGACGTCGTCGGCGTCCCCACCGCCAAGGCGGCCCAGGGCCAGGCCACCGACCCCGCACTCGCCGGTGTGAAACTGGAGAACCCCGGCGGCGACAAGGCCCCCACTCTCACCACCAAGACCTCCCTGCCGGCCCCCAAGGAGCTCGTCAGCAAGGTCGTCATCAAGGGCACCGGCCCCGTCGTCAAGGCCGGCCAGACCATCCTCGTCCAGTACACCGGCAAGATCTGGGGCACCGACCTCCAGTTCGACAGCTCCTGGGAACGCGGCGAGCCCGTGATGTTCCCCATCGGCGAGAGCAAGGTCATCAAGGGCTGGGACCAAACCCTGGTCGGCTCCACCGTAGGCAGCCGCATCCTCGTCACCATCCCCCCGGAACTCGGCTACGGCAAGAACGGCTCCGGCGACAAGATCAAGGGCACCGACACCCTCGTCTTCGTCATCGACGTCCTCGGCGTCTACTGA